A single window of Longimicrobiales bacterium DNA harbors:
- a CDS encoding RNA polymerase sigma factor, whose translation MSSERTHRAIEAAWRIDAPRIIAAVARMTGDVGTAEDLAQDALVAALRSWPEQGVPDNPGAWLMATAKRRAIDHLRRGRMLERKHEQVAYDIDQQTTSPEASIHEAIDDDVGDDLLRLIFTACHPVLSTEARVALTLRLLGGLTTEEIARAFLAPVPTVAQRIVRAKRTLAEAHVPFEVPRQEERAARLGSVLEVIYLIFNEGYAATAGDAWLRADLCEEALRLARVLAGLAPDESEVHGLVALLELQASRNRARIDTAGEPVLLLEQDRSRWDRLLIQRGLAALERAQQLTDTLGPYTLQAAIAACHARARTPGDTDWERIVALYDALTEITQSPVVALNRAVAVAMAFGPDAGLELIDDIVDEPALRHYHLLPAARADLLHRLGRNVEAVAELRRAAGLAQNERERALLVQRALDWS comes from the coding sequence GTGAGCTCCGAGCGGACACACCGCGCGATCGAAGCTGCGTGGCGCATCGACGCGCCACGCATCATCGCCGCGGTCGCACGCATGACAGGCGACGTCGGCACGGCCGAGGATCTCGCCCAGGACGCGCTCGTCGCCGCGCTTCGTTCCTGGCCGGAGCAGGGCGTCCCGGACAATCCGGGCGCCTGGCTCATGGCCACCGCGAAGCGTCGCGCAATCGATCACCTGCGCCGGGGACGGATGCTCGAGCGCAAGCACGAGCAGGTCGCGTACGACATCGACCAGCAGACGACGTCGCCCGAAGCGTCCATTCACGAAGCAATCGACGACGACGTCGGTGACGACCTGCTGCGACTGATCTTCACCGCGTGTCATCCGGTCCTGTCGACCGAAGCGCGCGTCGCACTGACGCTGCGACTGCTCGGCGGCCTGACCACCGAAGAGATCGCACGGGCGTTTCTCGCACCGGTTCCGACCGTTGCACAGCGAATCGTCCGCGCGAAGCGCACACTGGCGGAAGCACACGTGCCGTTCGAAGTGCCACGCCAGGAGGAGCGGGCAGCACGCCTGGGCTCCGTGCTCGAGGTGATCTACCTGATTTTCAACGAGGGCTACGCCGCGACAGCAGGCGACGCGTGGCTGCGCGCCGATCTGTGCGAGGAAGCCTTGCGGCTCGCGCGCGTCCTCGCCGGGCTCGCGCCCGATGAGTCGGAGGTTCACGGACTCGTGGCGCTGCTCGAGCTGCAGGCATCGCGCAACCGCGCCCGGATCGACACCGCCGGCGAGCCGGTGCTGCTCCTGGAGCAGGACCGTTCGCGCTGGGACCGACTGCTCATCCAGCGCGGACTTGCCGCACTGGAGCGCGCACAGCAGCTCACCGACACGCTGGGCCCCTACACGCTCCAGGCAGCCATCGCCGCGTGTCACGCACGTGCGCGCACGCCGGGCGACACCGACTGGGAGCGGATCGTCGCACTGTACGACGCCCTGACCGAGATCACGCAGTCGCCCGTCGTCGCTCTGAACCGCGCGGTCGCCGTCGCCATGGCCTTCGGGCCGGACGCCGGTCTCGAGCTGATCGATGACATCGTGGACGAGCCCGCGCTCCGGCACTATCACCTGCTGCCCGCGGCACGCGCCGACCTGCTGCACAGGCTCGGCAGAAACGTCGAGGCCGTCGCGGAGCTGCGGCGCGCGGCCGGACTGGCTCAGAACGAGCGGGAGCGCGCGCTCCTGGTGCAGCGGGCGCTCGACTGGAGCTGA
- a CDS encoding YciI family protein gives MRFMVIVKATKDSEAGVMPSQELLEEMGRFNEELVKAGVLLAGEGLHPSSKGARVRFDGSKRKVIDGPFAETKELIAGFWILQVRSLDEAIEWVKRIPNPHGEHSEVEIRQVFEDADFADVATPEQMERDRRLRAHVEGTQPS, from the coding sequence ATGCGATTCATGGTGATCGTCAAGGCGACAAAGGACAGCGAGGCGGGCGTCATGCCGAGCCAGGAGCTGCTCGAGGAGATGGGCCGCTTCAACGAGGAGCTCGTCAAGGCCGGCGTCCTGCTGGCCGGTGAAGGGTTGCACCCCAGCTCGAAGGGCGCCCGCGTCCGTTTCGACGGAAGCAAGCGCAAGGTCATCGACGGACCGTTCGCCGAGACCAAGGAGCTGATCGCCGGTTTCTGGATTCTGCAGGTCCGCTCGCTGGACGAGGCGATCGAATGGGTGAAGCGCATACCGAACCCGCACGGCGAGCACTCGGAGGTCGAGATCCGGCAGGTCTTCGAGGATGCCGACTTCGCAGATGTCGCTACGCCCGAACAGATGGAGCGAGACAGGCGCCTGCGGGCGCACGTGGAGGGCACACAGCCGTCGTGA